The stretch of DNA TTCTTTTCTTTATTGCTGGACTGTGTGAGATTGGAGGCGGATATCTGGTATGGCTATGGCTTCGAGATAACCTTGCTTGGTGGGTCGGAGTGATTGGAGGCTTTGTGTTATTTCTTTACGGTGTTGTCCCGACTTTGCAAAAATCGCATTTTCATAGAATCTATGCAGCGTATGGGGGAGTCTTCATCGTGATGTCGGTTATGTGGGGATGGTTGATTGATGGCACACAACCAGATAACTATGATGTGATCGGCGCTATCATTGCAATAATTGGCGTTTTGATCATTTACTATTATCCAAGAAAAGGTGGAAAGGTTTGGTCGAAGTCATAGTAACAACACTTGCTGTTTTCTTTTTTGCGGCATTGCTAGAAATTGGAGGCGGATATCTTGTGTGGAAGTGGCTGCGTGAGCACAAGGGTAAGATATTTGGATTGATTGGTGGATTAGTACTCTTTGTATATGGTGTAGTGCCTACATTACAGCCAGCCGAGTTTGGACGAGTGTATGCAACGTATGGCGGAATATTTGTTGTCATGTCAATAATTTGGGGATACTGGATTGACAAGAAAAAGCCGGATAGATTTGAAATTATTGGCTCGGTAATTGTGTTGATTGGAGTGGCAGTAATGTTTTACTTTCCACGGTGATATATGCTTCATAAAAAATGAGGTAGGTGTATTCTAAGCCCACCGATGGCTTTCTACCGTTTCTGGTTTCCATCTATTACGTATTGGCGCAAACCTTTGGGCCCACCTTCGGTTTCACAACTCTGAGAGGATCGAAGCCTTTTTTCAAAAATCAATGACATGATTCCATGTGTATTGATGGAAGATGAAACACGGACTGGTGATTTTACAATTTATTTTCCAAGTATCGGCACAAGATTAATCCACCAAAGGTAATGATTAAAACGATCATCTGGTTGTCAATTCCAAATGAATCAAAAAGACATACTTTCATCAATTTTTCTTTTCTTTGTTGCCGGACTGTGTGAGATTGGAGGCGGGTATCTGGTATGGTTGTGGTTACGAGATGACTTTGCCTGGTGGGTTGGAGCAGTCGGGGGCTTTGTGTTATTCCTTTACGGTGTTGTCCCAACTTTTCAAAAGTCTCATTTTCATAGAATCTACGCAGCATATGGGGGAGTCTTTATCGTGATGTCTGTTATGTGGGGGTGGCTGATTGATGGCACACAACCGGATAATTATGATGTGATTGGCACGATAATTGCAGTAATTGGCGTTTTGATCATATACTATTATCCAAGAAAAGGAGAAAAGATTTGGTCGAAATAATAGTAACGACATTAGCTGTTTTCTTCTTTGCTGCCTTGCTGGAAATAGGCGGTGGTTATCTTGTATGGAAATGGTTGCGTGAACACAAGGGCAAGATATTTGGGTTAGTTGGAGGTTTGATTCTCTTTGCATATGGAATAGTTCCAACACTGCAACCGGCCGAGTTTGGACGAGTGTATGCAACATATGGCGGAATATTTGTTGTCATGTCAATAATTTGGGGATACTGGGTGGACAAGAAAAAGCCGGATAGATTTGAGATTATTGGCTCGGTAATTGTGTTGATAGGAGTGGCAGTAATATTTTACTTTCCACGATGATGTACACCATAAAAAATGTGGTAGGTGTATTGTAAGCCCACCGATGGCTTTCTGCCTGTTTTTAGTATATCTTCAATAAGCTGAGAATTGTGGAATCCTTTGGGCCCACTTATTTTACCAATACTACTGGACACGCCGCATTAAGAGCCACATTGGTAGAGACCCTGCCTAGCATCATCTCCTTTACCATTCCTTTACCATGTGTTCCCATTACGATATAGTCCACCTTGTTCATGCTGGCAAATGAGATCAATGATTCCCCAATTGTGTTTGATTCTAAAATTCTACAAGTAAGATGAATTTGGAATTTGGTGGCTTGGACTTCCAATAATTTGAAGATTCTTCGAAGTTCTGCGTTTCGACTAGCTGCAAGTGCTTTTTGCCTGCTTGGCGTGCCGTTAATCCACTCTGTGTTTTGGTCTTCATCAGTTATGGATATAACCGTGATTGCAGCCCCGTATTTTTTTGCCAAATCCAGTGCATGGCCAAATGCGCGAATCGCATGCTTTGAGTTATCAAATGGCACCATAATGTGGCGAATCAGGGTAT from Candidatus Nitrosotenuis aquarius encodes:
- a CDS encoding YnfA family protein, with product MNQKDVFSSILLFFIAGLCEIGGGYLVWLWLRDNLAWWVGVIGGFVLFLYGVVPTLQKSHFHRIYAAYGGVFIVMSVMWGWLIDGTQPDNYDVIGAIIAIIGVLIIYYYPRKGGKVWSKS
- a CDS encoding YnfA family protein codes for the protein MVEVIVTTLAVFFFAALLEIGGGYLVWKWLREHKGKIFGLIGGLVLFVYGVVPTLQPAEFGRVYATYGGIFVVMSIIWGYWIDKKKPDRFEIIGSVIVLIGVAVMFYFPR
- a CDS encoding YnfA family protein, which codes for MNQKDILSSIFLFFVAGLCEIGGGYLVWLWLRDDFAWWVGAVGGFVLFLYGVVPTFQKSHFHRIYAAYGGVFIVMSVMWGWLIDGTQPDNYDVIGTIIAVIGVLIIYYYPRKGEKIWSK
- a CDS encoding YnfA family protein produces the protein MVEIIVTTLAVFFFAALLEIGGGYLVWKWLREHKGKIFGLVGGLILFAYGIVPTLQPAEFGRVYATYGGIFVVMSIIWGYWVDKKKPDRFEIIGSVIVLIGVAVIFYFPR
- a CDS encoding universal stress protein, with translation MEHCGIANTLIRHIMVPFDNSKHAIRAFGHALDLAKKYGAAITVISITDEDQNTEWINGTPSRQKALAASRNAELRRIFKLLEVQATKFQIHLTCRILESNTIGESLISFASMNKVDYIVMGTHGKGMVKEMMLGRVSTNVALNAACPVVLVK